A genomic window from Candidatus Poribacteria bacterium includes:
- a CDS encoding proteasome accessory factor PafA2 gives MTVPTIMGTETEYGISVKNARDPDPVAASTLVVNIYKDRGIKGITWDYDQESPLMDARGFVSEGETDIPDQENNSLINDVLANGGRYYVDHAHPEYCTPECTNARDLVKYEKAGELILDLSRLAAQDLLPTNQEIIIYKNNSDYKGHSYGAHENYLMSRNVPFQDIVDGLTPFLVTRQPITGSGKVGAENGAAETDYQISQRADFFETEVGLSTMVARPIINTRDEPHADEMIYRRLHVIVGDSNMSEFSIYLKVGITAVVLQLIEQGVVGDQFRLSDPVLAIKTVSRDLSCKEPLVLEDGRKWTPIEVQREYLELAHKHISTEDSSEVVQDVMKTWEFVLDRLEEDPMSLDRHLDWVIKKRLIDAYLRRHNLDHSDHQARMLDLQYHDIRPNKGLYARLLKNGRVERLLEHEEIVQAINNPPVDTRAYFRGMCLQKYPNEIHSASWNSMIFCTDDSSLDKILMDRPHFGTQEMTGDLLRDCTAAELVQAILTSNH, from the coding sequence ATGACCGTACCAACGATTATGGGGACCGAAACCGAGTATGGCATTTCGGTCAAAAATGCGCGAGATCCGGATCCGGTTGCGGCTTCAACGCTTGTCGTCAATATCTATAAAGACCGTGGGATCAAAGGGATCACTTGGGACTACGATCAGGAAAGTCCATTGATGGACGCTAGAGGGTTCGTCTCTGAAGGGGAGACGGATATCCCGGATCAGGAAAACAATAGCCTCATCAACGATGTCCTCGCCAATGGTGGGCGGTACTATGTTGATCACGCACACCCAGAGTATTGTACCCCGGAATGCACCAATGCACGCGATCTGGTTAAATATGAGAAGGCGGGGGAATTGATCTTAGATTTGAGTCGTCTGGCTGCCCAAGACTTGTTGCCCACGAATCAAGAGATTATTATTTATAAGAACAACAGCGATTATAAAGGTCACAGCTACGGTGCCCACGAAAATTATCTGATGTCTCGGAATGTTCCTTTCCAAGATATTGTTGATGGATTAACGCCTTTTCTCGTGACGCGGCAGCCGATTACAGGGAGTGGTAAGGTTGGCGCGGAAAATGGCGCAGCGGAAACGGATTATCAAATCTCGCAGCGTGCAGATTTTTTTGAGACTGAAGTTGGATTGAGCACAATGGTGGCGCGTCCAATTATCAATACGCGGGATGAGCCGCACGCTGATGAGATGATATACCGCCGGTTGCACGTGATCGTCGGCGACTCCAACATGTCTGAATTTTCCATCTATCTGAAGGTGGGAATTACGGCGGTTGTGCTGCAACTCATCGAACAGGGGGTTGTAGGGGATCAGTTCCGGCTCTCTGACCCTGTTTTGGCGATCAAGACGGTATCACGTGATCTCTCTTGTAAAGAACCTTTGGTTTTAGAGGATGGTCGGAAATGGACACCCATTGAGGTTCAGCGCGAATATCTTGAGTTGGCGCACAAACATATTTCCACAGAGGATTCGTCTGAGGTCGTGCAAGATGTGATGAAGACATGGGAATTTGTTCTCGACCGCCTCGAAGAAGATCCGATGAGCCTAGATCGACACCTCGATTGGGTGATTAAGAAACGGTTGATTGATGCGTACTTGCGACGCCACAATTTAGATCATTCAGATCACCAAGCGCGGATGTTAGACCTGCAATATCACGACATTCGTCCGAATAAAGGGCTTTACGCGAGGTTGTTGAAAAACGGACGTGTTGAACGACTCCTCGAACATGAGGAGATTGTTCAAGCGATTAATAATCCACCTGTTGATACACGTGCCTATTTTCGTGGTATGTGTCTACAAAAATATCCCAACGAGATTCACAGCGCGAGCTGGAATTCAATGATTTTTTGTACTGACGATTCTTCTTTAGATAAAATCTTAATGGATCGGCCGCACTTCGGAACGCAGGAGATGACGGGTGATCTGTTGAGAGACTGCACGGCTGCAGAACTGGTTCAAGCCATTCTCACATCCAACCATTAG